GTCGGTTTTGCAAATAATCCAAGTATATTTTCCCTTTGCGTTTTGTTAATGCGCGTTCCATAGTTGTAAACTTTGGGAGTTTTTCTTGAACAAAATAACACAGCAGTTTTGTAAAATCCCGCGCTTCTTCAAAGCTGTATTTGTTATCTAAGGGGATATAAATATGCAACCCCGAGGAACCCGAAGTTTTTGGATAGCCTTCTATATTTGCAATATCCAAAACTTCTTTTACGGCAAGAGCTACTTCAATTACATCTTCAAAAGTGTTTTTAGCCGAAGGATCTATGTCTATAACCGTGTATGTGGGGCGCTCCAAATTTTGAATGGTTGCGTTCCAAGGATTTATTTCAATACACCCTAAATTCGCCATATAAAGCAACGTTGCCACATTTTGGCACAACAAATACGCAATGTTTTTCTTTGACGATTTAGAATATATTTCTTCCGTTTTTACCCATTCCGGCAAAGTTTCATTGTCCTTTTGATAAAAAGAGGCATTGCGAATACCATTGGGATGTCTGTGTAAATTTTGAGGTCTATCTATGAGGTAGGGCAATATGATGTCTGAAATATTTAAATAGTAATCTATTAAATCGTATTTGGTATATCCGGCATCCGGCCAATACACCTTCTCCAAATTAGTAAGAGGCACATGAAAACCATCTACTTCTAAGGTTGAAGAATTTTTTTTCGAATTAGAAACTGATCCTTCTTTTACAGTTTGCGGACTTATTTCTGCGGGTTCCTTATCATTTCGCAGGCTTTTATAAACGGGATGCCGCATTAGACCGTTTTTGGTCCACTCAGAAAATTTTACTTCGCAGATTAATTTTGGAGCTACAAAATGTGGAATTCTTCCTTTTAACGGCAATTTTTTGGCAAATGGGTTTATATCGGTTTCTATAGCTTTCAACTTTTTTAATAATTCCCTTTGCTCTTTATTTGAAAAACCAGAACCACAATTACCAACATACACCAACTTTTCGCCTTTATACATCCCTAAAATCAAGGAGCCGAAAATACTTCCTCCGCTCTCAGACTCGGTGTAACCACAAATTATGGCTTCTTCAGTAGTACTATCTTTTATTTTTAACCACTTTTCACTTCTATAACCAGGTGTATAAGTAGAATCGGCCTTTTTGGCAATTACCCCTTCCATACCTGCAGCAATAGCCCGGTTGTAAAGTGTTGGCCCCATACCTTCAATATGGTCACAATAATAAACGTGCTTTAAACCTTCTAAAATATCGGGAAGCAGACTTTTTCTTTCAAGTAACGATAAGGCAATAGTATCGTGACCGTTTAAGTGAAGCAAATCAAAAACGTAATAGCGCAATTCCCCAACGGTTTTATTAGGATCGTACTTTTGAAGTTTCTGAAAATTGGGCTTTCCTTGTTTATTTACAATAACTACTTCGCCATCCAGAATACAATTATGTGGAATGTTTTGCAATTCGTTTTGCAAGAGTGCAAACTTAGTATTGTACATTACCCCATTCCGCGAATAAAGCGACACTTCGCCATTTTTTATATGAGATAACATTCTATATCCATCCCATTTTAACTCGAAAACCCATTGTGGATCCTTAAAAATGTTTTTTGCCGGACTGGCAAGCATGGGCTTTACAAATTGATCTATATTTAATGAAATTTCACTTGCAACGGTTTTAGATTGTGGTGTGGCTGCAAAAATTTCGGCGTCGTAATGCAGTTGGGTTGCGTATTTATCTGTTTTTTTAATCAGTAGCCATTGGTTTTTCTCTTCGCCTCGCGCAGTGCGTACAAGTGCAAAACTCCCTTTAATTTTTTCCCCAAAGAATTCAATTTTTAAATCGCCGTTTTTTAATTGTTTTACGGGGTCGCTTCCCACTTCACTTTTTAATACGCTATATGTTCCCTGGTCCCAAATGCTCATAACCCCGGCGCCATAGTTGCCTTTTGGGATAGTGCCCTGAAAGCTTAAATATTTTACCGGATGATCCTCGGTCATAATCGCCAAACGTTTGTCCGTAGGATTTAAGGATGGCCCTTTAGGTACTGCCCAACTTTTAAGAACGCCTTCCATTTCCAAACGCAGGTCATAATGCAAGTGGCGCGCTTGGTGCCTTTGTATTACAAAACGCAACCCGTTAGATTTATCTAAATCGCCCGGCGGCTCAGGGGTTTTGTTGAATTCACGTTTCTTTATGTATTCGTTCAATCCCACAATTATGAGGCTTTGGCTTTTTTCTTTTTCTTCTCTAAACTGGCTTTTAACTTAGCCATTAAATCTTTGGCGGGGGTTGGAGTATTGTCAATTTTTGTGGTTTTGGTCTTTTTTCCTGAGCTTTTATTGTCAATTATTTTCATCAACTGTTTGTTGTAAACATCTTTGTATTTATCCAGTTTAAAAGTTTCGGTATAATTTTCAATTAGTGATAGGGCCATTTCAACTTCCTTTTTTGAAACTTTTGTGTCTGATAATTTTAAATCTGCAGGATCGCGAATTTCCTCCGCAAAACGGATAACGTGTAGCACCAGCACATTTTTATAAACCCCGATTAAACTCAGGTTTTCCTTTTGCCGCATTACAAATGTTGCAACTCCCAATTTCCCGGTTTTTTTTAGTGCGTCTCGCAAAAGGTTGTAACTTTTGCCTCCTTCCTTTTGGGGTTCCAAAAAATAAGGGCTCTTAAAAAGTAGGTCGCTTACCTCCTCCTCGTCCACAAATTCTTCAATGTCTATGGTTTTGCTTTTTTTCATATTGGCTTTTTCAAAATCATCTTTCTCCAAAACCACATAGGCATCGTCTTTTTTAAATCCCTTTACTATATCCTTCCAAGCTACTTCCTTCCCAGTTTCCTCATTAACACGTTTATACCGGATACGCGCATTATCGTGTTTATCCAACATATCCAAGTCCAGCCTTCTATCTTCCGTTGCGCTGTACATTTTTATGGGAATAGACACAAGGCCAAAACTGATGGAGCCGTTCCAAATTGATCTCATAATTATATTTTTATTTAAAATTAAAACTATTGTGGGTAATTGCTGTTTCCTTTCACGATTCTTTAGCTTTTTATCCTTTAAGTTGAAGTAGATAGGCTGTGGTTTAAAAGGAATAATAATATGGAAACAATACCACCCTGAGTTGTAAATAGAATCTGGTATAAAAGTAAAACGCCTTTTTTTTGAAGAACAGCCAAATTTCCTTTAATACCCCCTTAACAACCGATGTTAAACAACATATAAATTATTTTATTTTCTAAAGACGATGCGTAGCTTTAGCTTAATTAAAAACCAAAAAAAACTAAAACTATGAGAATTGAAGCCAATTTAGCCTTTAGCGGAAACTGTCGGGAAGCGTTTAATTTCTACCAAGAAATCTTCGGAGGCGAAATTAAAAATACGGAAACCTATGAAAACAACGAAATTGATATTCCAGACAATTATAGAAATAAATGGCAGCACGCCGAACTAAAAGGAAAAAATTTCACATTACTCGGTTATGATGCCTCTCCGGATACTCCGTTAACCGACGGCACAAATATACATCTAGGTGTAGATATGGATACCGAAAACGAAGCCAAGGAAGCCTTCGAAAAGCTTGCCAGCTCGGGTAAAATACACACCTCTTTTCAAAAAACTTCGTGGGGCGCTCAATATGGCAGATGTACTGATAAATTCGGTATTGGGTGGATGATTAATTATAAAAAATAAATGCTGCTCTATAAAATATAGTCTATTGGCGTTAGTAACCTATACGCCACTAGAAACTGCTATTTATTGTTTCCAGCAAATTAAAACAAATTACAGGCTACGCTTGTAATTTGTTTTTTTATATCTGTATTCCTAATAACCTTTAGCGAACTTTATAATTAAAGGCCCGCTGCGCTTTATCTTAATTGTATCTTTGCCTAATTCACTTCTTGTTATAACCCTTTATAAGTAATATGCCTTTTAAAAAACTACACTCCGATATCAAGGAAAAGTTGGAACAACTTGAAATTACAACACCTACCCCCTTTCAGAGTGCGAGTATTCCCGTTATTAAAAGCGGTGCCAATGTATATTGCATGGCGCCAGAAAGTAGTGGCAAAACCACTACACTCATTATTACTACACTTCAAAAATTAAAATGTAGGGCTATAGGAAATGCACCGCGGGCCGTAATTTTAGTTGAAAATAAAGATTTGGCTATGCAGCTGTACGATCAATTTTTAATGTACACAAAACACAGTTCGCTGCGCGTATATGTTGGTTATGAAGAGTTGCACGTAGATGTTCAAAAATCGGAGATTGCCATGGGGATAGATATTCTTATTTCGACCCCAAAATCTATGAACAAGTTATTTTTAATGAATGGCGTAAGCATTGCCGACCTAAAACTTTTTAGCATAGACGACGCCGAATTTTTAACACAAAAATCGGCGTATGCTGCAATTATGTCTATTACCCAAAGTATTCAAAAATGCCAATATGTGCTTTATGCCGAAAAAATGCACCCCATGCTTAAACGGTTCGAAAATTATTTTATGGAGTATTCAAAAAAGGTTTCAATATCTTAAAGTTTTTTTCGAAATCTAAAGTTTCAAATTAAAAATAAAGTCCTAAAATAATAGCCCATCCATCGTTTGCCTTTTTACTTGTAAACCAATGTAAGTTGCAAATTCTGTGCGATTTAAAAATTATCATTCTTTCCCAAACCATTAATAAATGGAGTTTTAATTGTGCATATTGGTCTAAATTGAAATATATATTTCGGCCTCATCAGAAATTTTAATTTAAAAAATCATTTTTTTTTCCGACATTGACCATTCAAATTTTAAAATTTTACAAACTTTAAAAATAGCTACAATGGCAGACGATTTCGATTTATTAGAAACAGATAAAAACACCACGCAGGGAAAGGTTGATGTAAACTGGGGCAAGGCCGTAGACCAAATGAAAAGCAAGTTGGCCCAGGAAGATGATCCCGAAGTTAGACAGCGCATTTTAAACGCAACCTTAGACGACGTTGTTGAAATGGCTGAAAAAGACCGGGGTAACTTGTTAGATGCCATTAAAGACCTCACCGACTATCAAGATGAGGTAGGAATCGTTTTTGAAAAATTTAGCACCTTAAATCCTGCCGAACAAAAAGTAATAGATCAAGCTGTAAAAGCATTGGAACGCGCCAAAATGGAACTGGAAGATGCCGAAAAAGTTACCGATAACTGGTGGAACAATCTCTGGGGCCGAAAGGCGAGAATTAGAAAAAAAGAACAAGAACTTGTCGCCGCACAAAAAACACGCGACGGTGCAGATTTAAAGGCGAAACAAATGTTTCAGGAACGAATTGAAAGCGCCGATGTACAAACCTTACTGAGCGAACTTTCTTTTAAAAGTCAAGCTGCCGTAGATCGTCTTAAAAATAGAGAAGTTGAAATTAAGGAAGTTGAGGAAAAACTGCAAGTAGCAATCGTTGAAGCCAGTAAAAACCACACAAAAGCATTAGAGAAAAAAGAAGAAACCGAAGCTAAATTAGAAGAGCAATACGCACTTTTAAAACAGTCTCGCCAAGCCTTGGAAGAAATTAGCGATAAACAATCGCCAGAATACAGCGAAGCCATAGGAAAAGTTACAACTATTGAACAAAAAGTTGAAGAATTGGAAGGGCTCAAAAACGCCTACACTACCTTGGCTGCAAGTAAAGATAGTTTTGTGCAAAAACACAATTTAACCATAAAAGTATTAACCTCTTTACGTAGCAACTTGCAAACCCATCGCGCCAAATTAAAGAGCGATACAGACGAGCGACTTAAATATTACGACGGTTATGTGGTTGCGTTAAAAGCCAGAACAGATCAAGAG
This region of Aequorivita marisscotiae genomic DNA includes:
- the ligD gene encoding DNA ligase D → MGLNEYIKKREFNKTPEPPGDLDKSNGLRFVIQRHQARHLHYDLRLEMEGVLKSWAVPKGPSLNPTDKRLAIMTEDHPVKYLSFQGTIPKGNYGAGVMSIWDQGTYSVLKSEVGSDPVKQLKNGDLKIEFFGEKIKGSFALVRTARGEEKNQWLLIKKTDKYATQLHYDAEIFAATPQSKTVASEISLNIDQFVKPMLASPAKNIFKDPQWVFELKWDGYRMLSHIKNGEVSLYSRNGVMYNTKFALLQNELQNIPHNCILDGEVVIVNKQGKPNFQKLQKYDPNKTVGELRYYVFDLLHLNGHDTIALSLLERKSLLPDILEGLKHVYYCDHIEGMGPTLYNRAIAAGMEGVIAKKADSTYTPGYRSEKWLKIKDSTTEEAIICGYTESESGGSIFGSLILGMYKGEKLVYVGNCGSGFSNKEQRELLKKLKAIETDINPFAKKLPLKGRIPHFVAPKLICEVKFSEWTKNGLMRHPVYKSLRNDKEPAEISPQTVKEGSVSNSKKNSSTLEVDGFHVPLTNLEKVYWPDAGYTKYDLIDYYLNISDIILPYLIDRPQNLHRHPNGIRNASFYQKDNETLPEWVKTEEIYSKSSKKNIAYLLCQNVATLLYMANLGCIEINPWNATIQNLERPTYTVIDIDPSAKNTFEDVIEVALAVKEVLDIANIEGYPKTSGSSGLHIYIPLDNKYSFEEARDFTKLLCYFVQEKLPKFTTMERALTKRKGKIYLDYLQNRRGQTLAAPYCVRPKEGAPVSAPLLWSELTSGLSILDFTIKTMPERIKKMGDIFSPVLQTGISMEAAIDNLNSEK
- a CDS encoding Ku protein, which produces MRSIWNGSISFGLVSIPIKMYSATEDRRLDLDMLDKHDNARIRYKRVNEETGKEVAWKDIVKGFKKDDAYVVLEKDDFEKANMKKSKTIDIEEFVDEEEVSDLLFKSPYFLEPQKEGGKSYNLLRDALKKTGKLGVATFVMRQKENLSLIGVYKNVLVLHVIRFAEEIRDPADLKLSDTKVSKKEVEMALSLIENYTETFKLDKYKDVYNKQLMKIIDNKSSGKKTKTTKIDNTPTPAKDLMAKLKASLEKKKKKAKAS
- a CDS encoding VOC family protein, which encodes MRIEANLAFSGNCREAFNFYQEIFGGEIKNTETYENNEIDIPDNYRNKWQHAELKGKNFTLLGYDASPDTPLTDGTNIHLGVDMDTENEAKEAFEKLASSGKIHTSFQKTSWGAQYGRCTDKFGIGWMINYKK
- a CDS encoding DEAD/DEAH box helicase — its product is MPFKKLHSDIKEKLEQLEITTPTPFQSASIPVIKSGANVYCMAPESSGKTTTLIITTLQKLKCRAIGNAPRAVILVENKDLAMQLYDQFLMYTKHSSLRVYVGYEELHVDVQKSEIAMGIDILISTPKSMNKLFLMNGVSIADLKLFSIDDAEFLTQKSAYAAIMSITQSIQKCQYVLYAEKMHPMLKRFENYFMEYSKKVSIS
- a CDS encoding microtubule-binding protein, which encodes MADDFDLLETDKNTTQGKVDVNWGKAVDQMKSKLAQEDDPEVRQRILNATLDDVVEMAEKDRGNLLDAIKDLTDYQDEVGIVFEKFSTLNPAEQKVIDQAVKALERAKMELEDAEKVTDNWWNNLWGRKARIRKKEQELVAAQKTRDGADLKAKQMFQERIESADVQTLLSELSFKSQAAVDRLKNREVEIKEVEEKLQVAIVEASKNHTKALEKKEETEAKLEEQYALLKQSRQALEEISDKQSPEYSEAIGKVTTIEQKVEELEGLKNAYTTLAASKDSFVQKHNLTIKVLTSLRSNLQTHRAKLKSDTDERLKYYDGYVVALKARTDQEFAAILEHLGVKTDEHIGATLASMHSASAKARQEMMDNIPVHEKVMQGVYSSYAESLQEIRKKDGEIQKNFADRYGIDMKEIFEEYYAKDANAPSEKDDNPAPKKPKTDVPDDLLS